A portion of the Candidatus Zixiibacteriota bacterium genome contains these proteins:
- a CDS encoding sugar transferase, which produces MKDRNEAEKYYKATSAASYHSEAVIDDRFGWSTISGLREAWNSVVRSSRIFIGEHVLSNAFVLAFLASAGANSHAASSGSSRVINRLQFAFNWTIALVGLMCLLPLFAVIALAIKLDSPGPVFYKQERVGLNRRRRDRRQRPDEVLLCHRREDRRQKNLFGKPFRVYKFRSMYIDAEKRCGPIWATKNDPRITRLGRILRKTRLDEFPQLINVLRGEMSIVGPRPERPFFIEQLKDEVPNYTKRLAVLPGITGLAQVEGGYDQSLDDVKKKVNRDLEYIHKCSIRQDVLIMFRTVGVMLGMRGM; this is translated from the coding sequence ATGAAGGACAGAAACGAGGCTGAGAAGTACTATAAAGCCACTTCGGCAGCCAGCTACCATTCGGAAGCTGTCATCGACGACCGGTTTGGCTGGTCGACGATTTCCGGCCTTCGCGAAGCGTGGAATTCTGTCGTGCGTTCGTCTCGCATCTTCATCGGGGAGCACGTCCTGTCCAACGCTTTCGTGTTGGCGTTTTTGGCCTCGGCCGGCGCCAATTCACACGCCGCAAGTTCAGGATCGTCCAGGGTTATCAATCGACTTCAGTTTGCCTTTAACTGGACGATTGCGTTAGTCGGCCTGATGTGCCTGCTGCCGCTGTTTGCCGTCATCGCGCTGGCGATCAAGTTGGATTCGCCCGGCCCGGTGTTCTACAAGCAGGAACGCGTCGGCCTCAACCGCCGCCGCCGCGATCGTCGTCAGCGTCCCGATGAAGTTCTGCTGTGCCACCGCCGCGAAGACCGCCGCCAGAAGAATTTGTTCGGGAAGCCGTTCCGCGTTTACAAGTTTCGCTCGATGTATATCGACGCCGAGAAGCGTTGCGGTCCGATCTGGGCGACCAAGAACGACCCGCGCATCACGCGCCTCGGCCGCATCCTGCGCAAGACCCGGCTTGACGAATTCCCGCAGTTGATCAATGTCCTCCGCGGCGAGATGTCAATCGTTGGTCCACGCCCGGAACGGCCTTTCTTTATCGAGCAACTCAAGGATGAGGTCCCGAACTATACCAAGCGTCTGGCCGTGCTGCCCGGCATCACCGGCCTGGCTCAAGTGGAGGGCGGCTACGATCAGTCGCTCGACGACGTCAAGAAGAAAGTCAATCGCGACCTCGAGTACATCCATAAGTGCAGCATTCGCCAGGACGTGCTGATCATGTTCCGCACCGTCGGCGTCATGCTCGGCATGCGCGGGATGTAA
- a CDS encoding PEGA domain-containing protein has translation MKLIIGKWVAISFGVWLGCCAPLLAQSAGPTINVTSEPSGVTVILTGDLTVAGVTPTSFSQRLAGLYKITAFRDGYETHNSSIVFSGRDATSINIQLRPKTRVRAGVRSLIIPGWGQRYYGAKTKGALMTAGALVGGLTVGILHLKFDSERDEYFDFLNQFNSKRTVAEREAMLPQLYQEQKEAYDAEQARNLGGAILAGFWIYNFLDAVLFFPDYGIQVSGANLSLAPKYDGEMVLLTGKVTF, from the coding sequence GTGAAACTAATTATCGGAAAATGGGTTGCGATCTCCTTCGGCGTTTGGCTCGGATGCTGTGCGCCGCTGTTGGCGCAATCCGCAGGACCCACGATCAATGTGACTTCCGAGCCCTCCGGCGTCACCGTGATTCTCACCGGCGACCTCACCGTGGCCGGCGTCACGCCGACTTCGTTCTCGCAGCGCCTCGCCGGCCTCTACAAGATCACCGCCTTTCGCGACGGCTACGAGACGCATAATTCCAGTATCGTGTTCTCGGGCCGTGATGCCACTTCGATCAATATTCAGTTGCGCCCGAAGACGCGCGTGCGCGCCGGCGTGCGCTCACTGATCATCCCAGGCTGGGGCCAGCGCTATTACGGCGCCAAGACCAAGGGCGCGCTGATGACGGCCGGAGCCCTCGTCGGCGGCCTGACCGTCGGCATCCTGCATCTGAAATTCGACAGCGAACGCGACGAGTACTTCGACTTTCTCAACCAGTTTAACTCCAAACGCACGGTGGCCGAACGCGAGGCCATGCTGCCCCAGTTATATCAAGAGCAGAAAGAAGCTTACGACGCCGAACAAGCGCGCAATCTCGGCGGCGCCATCCTGGCCGGATTCTGGATCTACAATTTCCTCGACGCCGTGCTGTTCTTCCCCGACTATGGAATCCAGGTGTCCGGCGCTAATCTCAGCCTGGCGCCGAAGTACGACGGCGAAATGGTGCTGCTAACAGGGAAGGTCACATTCTGA
- a CDS encoding fibronectin type III domain-containing protein, producing MNRISLPTIGGALVLLVGLLLLTGCSEEIAKPVQTDTIAGAPEIPRNLQTAVGDAQVILTWTVNDPAKIARYLIYRGDTASLTPQIIDSTTQRTYTDNGLRNGARYIYVISAVNSSGLESRPSAPVTATPNLFGVTVNNGDRFTNNATVVVSFAAPISTKLVMIGNDQQFTGSQWTNFTATRQWQLPSGDGLKTVYARFLDAENNEVLGVVSDDITLDTRAFISAVTENSGGAVLTSGDEVVLTLDAGETDGTATVAIQNVATVELFDLNPESGDAAADGVYHAVFVVPAGVDVIDATVTGEFTDAAGNAAAARGATTLITIANPPAAAILSAAAASEEEIELTWTRSSASDFQNYQLYRSETSTVDRNSKLIRTETNVATTSFRDSNLEPGKAYHYTIYTSDRSGLSTKGNNVTATTVANENPDGVTLFKSDEDTTSIALGWTPNVDEDFASYRIYRSVNSPVSTTSAANLVGVVTNAAVLAFTDTNISAGEQFYYAVVVYDKYGARSVTSNEVRGPNP from the coding sequence ATGAATCGGATTTCATTGCCTACTATCGGCGGGGCGCTGGTGCTGCTGGTCGGACTGCTCCTGCTCACCGGCTGCTCCGAAGAAATCGCCAAACCGGTACAGACCGATACGATTGCCGGCGCGCCGGAAATTCCACGCAACCTGCAAACCGCCGTCGGCGACGCCCAGGTGATTCTCACCTGGACCGTCAATGATCCGGCTAAAATCGCCCGTTATCTGATCTATCGCGGCGACACGGCAAGCCTGACACCGCAGATCATCGATTCAACAACGCAGCGCACATACACCGACAACGGCCTCCGCAATGGCGCGCGCTACATCTACGTGATATCCGCCGTCAATTCCAGCGGCTTGGAAAGCCGGCCCTCCGCGCCGGTGACGGCAACACCCAACCTCTTTGGCGTCACCGTCAATAACGGCGATCGGTTCACTAATAACGCAACCGTCGTCGTCTCGTTCGCCGCACCGATCTCGACCAAACTGGTGATGATCGGCAACGACCAGCAGTTTACCGGCTCCCAATGGACGAATTTCACCGCGACCCGGCAATGGCAACTCCCCAGCGGCGACGGGCTCAAAACCGTCTACGCGCGTTTCCTGGACGCGGAAAATAACGAAGTCCTCGGTGTTGTCAGCGATGACATCACCCTCGACACCCGCGCCTTCATCTCGGCCGTGACGGAAAATTCCGGCGGGGCAGTGCTGACCTCCGGCGACGAGGTCGTTCTCACCCTCGATGCCGGCGAAACCGATGGAACCGCAACCGTAGCCATCCAGAACGTCGCGACGGTCGAGCTGTTCGACCTCAATCCGGAATCCGGCGATGCCGCAGCCGACGGCGTCTACCACGCCGTGTTCGTCGTGCCGGCCGGGGTCGATGTCATCGACGCCACCGTCACCGGCGAGTTTACCGATGCGGCCGGCAATGCCGCGGCTGCGCGAGGGGCGACCACCCTGATCACGATCGCCAACCCGCCGGCGGCCGCCATCCTGAGCGCCGCCGCCGCTTCGGAAGAAGAAATCGAATTGACCTGGACCCGCTCTAGCGCGAGCGATTTTCAGAATTATCAACTCTACCGCTCGGAAACCAGCACGGTTGACCGCAACTCAAAACTGATCCGCACCGAGACCAACGTTGCGACAACCAGCTTCCGCGACAGTAACCTGGAACCGGGCAAAGCGTATCACTATACGATCTACACGTCAGACCGCTCCGGGCTGAGCACAAAGGGAAACAATGTCACCGCGACCACCGTCGCCAACGAGAATCCCGACGGCGTTACGCTGTTCAAGTCTGACGAGGATACCACCAGCATCGCGCTCGGCTGGACGCCGAACGTCGATGAGGACTTCGCCTCGTACCGGATATACCGCTCGGTGAATTCGCCGGTCTCGACGACCAGCGCCGCCAATCTCGTCGGGGTTGTGACCAATGCCGCCGTCCTGGCCTTTACCGACACGAACATCAGCGCCGGCGAGCAATTCTATTATGCCGTGGTGGTCTATGACAAGTACGGAGCGCGTTCAGTAACATCTAATGAGGTGCGGGGTCCGAATCCGTAG